Proteins from one Elusimicrobiota bacterium genomic window:
- a CDS encoding response regulator — translation MKTIVITEDEEVLREIFRDELTEAGYNVVLSQNGEECLGILETGNVDLLILDVKLPDMSGLELLGKMKEKYFAVPVIMCTAYDSFQTDYKSWSASAQVKDYIVKPIDLEQLRDKIKKIVG, via the coding sequence ATGAAAACGATTGTTATCACTGAAGATGAGGAAGTGTTACGCGAAATATTTCGTGATGAACTCACGGAAGCAGGGTATAATGTCGTACTTTCACAAAACGGGGAAGAATGTCTCGGTATTCTTGAGACAGGGAATGTTGACCTTCTTATTCTTGACGTCAAACTGCCTGATATGAGCGGATTGGAATTATTAGGTAAGATGAAAGAAAAATATTTTGCTGTCCCGGTGATTATGTGCACGGCGTATGATAGTTTCCAGACGGATTATAAGTCATGGAGCGCATCTGCGCAGGTTAAGGATTATATTGTAAAACCTATTGATTTGGAACAATTAAGGGATAAGATTAAGAAAATCGTTGGGTAG